One window of the Cotesia glomerata isolate CgM1 linkage group LG10, MPM_Cglom_v2.3, whole genome shotgun sequence genome contains the following:
- the LOC123273271 gene encoding RNA-binding protein 1-like isoform X10 produces MSRYREWDLSCKVYVGNLGSSASKHEIENAFSQYGPLRNVWVARNPPGFAFVEFEDPRDAEDAVRGLHGKRCCGTRVRVEMSSGRSRRAGGGRRAGPKYSRSRSRSPRYSPYGEYRSTELSRLKIANES; encoded by the exons ATGTCTAGATACCGCGAGTGGGATTTGTCATGCAAAGTTTACGTCGGAAATTTGGGAAGTAGTGCCAGCAAACACGAGATTGAAAACGCCTTCAGTCAGTACGGTCCTCTGAGGAATGTCTGGGTCGCCAGGAACCCTCCAGGGTTCGCGTTTGTCGAGTTTGAGGATCCGAGAGATGCCGAAGACGCCGTGCGCGGGCTGCATGGAAA aCGTTGCTGCGGTACCAGAGTAAGGGTTGAAATGTCCTCAGGAAGGAGCCGTCGTGCAGGAGGTGGCCGTAGAGCTGGACCCAAATACTCTAG GTCACGCTCGCGAAGTCCGAGGTACTCGCCCTACGGGGAATATCGcag tacagaGTTAAGCAGGCTGAAAATAGCAAATGAATCCTAG
- the LOC123273273 gene encoding RNA-binding protein 1-like isoform X1, producing MSRYREWDLSCKVYVGDLGSSASKHEIENAFSKYGPLRNVWVARNPPGFAFVEFEDPRDAEDAVRGLHGTRCCGTRVRVEMSSGRSRRGGGGGRRPGPRYSRSRSRSPRRKSIGRYPRSLSKSPKRSPVTRYSRSRSRSPRRRSLTRSRSRDRRSRSESRDRRY from the exons ATGTCGCGTTATCGCGAGTGGGATTTATCATGCAAAGTGTACGTCGGTGATTTAGGCAGCAGTGCTAGCAAGCATGAGATTGAGAATGCATTCAGTAAATACGGACCCCTTAGGAATGTTTGGGTGGCTAGGAATCCACCGGGCTTCGCTTTTGTTGAGTTCGAGGACCCTAGAGATGCTGAAGATGCTGTTCGAGGCCTTCATGGAAC gaGATGCTGTGGCACAAGAGTAAGAGTCGAAATGTCATCAGGAAGAAGTCGCCGTGGAGGCGGAGGAGGTCGTAGACCGGGTCCACGTTACTCTAG GTCGCGATCCCGCAGTCCTCGTAGAAAATCAATTGGCCGGTACCCcag GTCGCTGTCCAAGAGCCCAAAGAGATCCCCAGTCACAAGATACTCCAG GTCACGGTCCCGCAGTCCTCGCAGAAGATCTTTGACACGCAGTCGTAGCCGAGACCGTCGTTCCCGCTCGGAGTCTCGCGACAGACGgtactaa
- the LOC123273271 gene encoding RNA-binding protein 1-like isoform X9 — protein MSRYREWDLSCKVYVGNLGSSASKHEIENAFSQYGPLRNVWVARNPPGFAFVEFEDPRDAEDAVRGLHGKRCCGTRVRVEMSSGRSRRAGGGRRAGPKYSRFSVMVDCQHLSLIISPPLLSPLALLLPLLLLLLQPP, from the exons ATGTCTAGATACCGCGAGTGGGATTTGTCATGCAAAGTTTACGTCGGAAATTTGGGAAGTAGTGCCAGCAAACACGAGATTGAAAACGCCTTCAGTCAGTACGGTCCTCTGAGGAATGTCTGGGTCGCCAGGAACCCTCCAGGGTTCGCGTTTGTCGAGTTTGAGGATCCGAGAGATGCCGAAGACGCCGTGCGCGGGCTGCATGGAAA aCGTTGCTGCGGTACCAGAGTAAGGGTTGAAATGTCCTCAGGAAGGAGCCGTCGTGCAGGAGGTGGCCGTAGAGCTGGACCCAAATACTCTAG ATTCTCGGTGATGGTCGATTGTCAACACCTAAGTTTGATCATCTCCCCGCCACTACTATCACCACTAGCATTACTACTACCGCTACTGCTACTTCTACTACAGCCACCGTGA
- the LOC123273273 gene encoding RNA-binding protein 1-like isoform X5: protein MSRYREWDLSCKVYVGDLGSSASKHEIENAFSKYGPLRNVWVARNPPGFAFVEFEDPRDAEDAVRGLHGTRCCGTRVRVEMSSGRSRRGGGGGRRPGPRYSRSRSRSPRRRSLTRSRSRDRRSRSESRDRRY, encoded by the exons ATGTCGCGTTATCGCGAGTGGGATTTATCATGCAAAGTGTACGTCGGTGATTTAGGCAGCAGTGCTAGCAAGCATGAGATTGAGAATGCATTCAGTAAATACGGACCCCTTAGGAATGTTTGGGTGGCTAGGAATCCACCGGGCTTCGCTTTTGTTGAGTTCGAGGACCCTAGAGATGCTGAAGATGCTGTTCGAGGCCTTCATGGAAC gaGATGCTGTGGCACAAGAGTAAGAGTCGAAATGTCATCAGGAAGAAGTCGCCGTGGAGGCGGAGGAGGTCGTAGACCGGGTCCACGTTACTCTAG GTCACGGTCCCGCAGTCCTCGCAGAAGATCTTTGACACGCAGTCGTAGCCGAGACCGTCGTTCCCGCTCGGAGTCTCGCGACAGACGgtactaa
- the LOC123273271 gene encoding RNA-binding protein 1-like isoform X8, with translation MSRYREWDLSCKVYVGNLGSSASKHEIENAFSQYGPLRNVWVARNPPGFAFVEFEDPRDAEDAVRGLHGKRCCGTRVRVEMSSGRSRRAGGGRRAGPKYSRSRSRSPRRRSESRYSRSRSRSPRYSPYGEYRRVKQAENSK, from the exons ATGTCTAGATACCGCGAGTGGGATTTGTCATGCAAAGTTTACGTCGGAAATTTGGGAAGTAGTGCCAGCAAACACGAGATTGAAAACGCCTTCAGTCAGTACGGTCCTCTGAGGAATGTCTGGGTCGCCAGGAACCCTCCAGGGTTCGCGTTTGTCGAGTTTGAGGATCCGAGAGATGCCGAAGACGCCGTGCGCGGGCTGCATGGAAA aCGTTGCTGCGGTACCAGAGTAAGGGTTGAAATGTCCTCAGGAAGGAGCCGTCGTGCAGGAGGTGGCCGTAGAGCTGGACCCAAATACTCTAG GTCGAGATCGCGCAGTCCTCGTAGAAGATCCGAGTCTCGCTACTCCAG GTCACGCTCGCGAAGTCCGAGGTACTCGCCCTACGGGGAATATCGcag aGTTAAGCAGGCTGAAAATAGCAAATGA
- the LOC123273271 gene encoding RNA-binding protein 1-like isoform X5 — MSRYREWDLSCKVYVGNLGSSASKHEIENAFSQYGPLRNVWVARNPPGFAFVEFEDPRDAEDAVRGLHGKRCCGTRVRVEMSSGRSRRAGGGRRAGPKYSRSRSRSPRRRSESRYSRSRSRSPRYSPYGEYRSTELSRLKIANES; from the exons ATGTCTAGATACCGCGAGTGGGATTTGTCATGCAAAGTTTACGTCGGAAATTTGGGAAGTAGTGCCAGCAAACACGAGATTGAAAACGCCTTCAGTCAGTACGGTCCTCTGAGGAATGTCTGGGTCGCCAGGAACCCTCCAGGGTTCGCGTTTGTCGAGTTTGAGGATCCGAGAGATGCCGAAGACGCCGTGCGCGGGCTGCATGGAAA aCGTTGCTGCGGTACCAGAGTAAGGGTTGAAATGTCCTCAGGAAGGAGCCGTCGTGCAGGAGGTGGCCGTAGAGCTGGACCCAAATACTCTAG GTCGAGATCGCGCAGTCCTCGTAGAAGATCCGAGTCTCGCTACTCCAG GTCACGCTCGCGAAGTCCGAGGTACTCGCCCTACGGGGAATATCGcag tacagaGTTAAGCAGGCTGAAAATAGCAAATGAATCCTAG
- the LOC123273271 gene encoding RNA-binding protein 1-like isoform X4: MSRYREWDLSCKVYVGNLGSSASKHEIENAFSQYGPLRNVWVARNPPGFAFVEFEDPRDAEDAVRGLHGKRCCGTRVRVEMSSGRSRRAGGGRRAGPKYSRSRSRSPRYSPYGEYRRFSVMVDCQHLSLIISPPLLSPLALLLPLLLLLLQPP, translated from the exons ATGTCTAGATACCGCGAGTGGGATTTGTCATGCAAAGTTTACGTCGGAAATTTGGGAAGTAGTGCCAGCAAACACGAGATTGAAAACGCCTTCAGTCAGTACGGTCCTCTGAGGAATGTCTGGGTCGCCAGGAACCCTCCAGGGTTCGCGTTTGTCGAGTTTGAGGATCCGAGAGATGCCGAAGACGCCGTGCGCGGGCTGCATGGAAA aCGTTGCTGCGGTACCAGAGTAAGGGTTGAAATGTCCTCAGGAAGGAGCCGTCGTGCAGGAGGTGGCCGTAGAGCTGGACCCAAATACTCTAG GTCACGCTCGCGAAGTCCGAGGTACTCGCCCTACGGGGAATATCGcag ATTCTCGGTGATGGTCGATTGTCAACACCTAAGTTTGATCATCTCCCCGCCACTACTATCACCACTAGCATTACTACTACCGCTACTGCTACTTCTACTACAGCCACCGTGA
- the LOC123273273 gene encoding RNA-binding protein 1-like isoform X2 has product MSRYREWDLSCKVYVGDLGSSASKHEIENAFSKYGPLRNVWVARNPPGFAFVEFEDPRDAEDAVRGLHGTRCCGTRVRVEMSSGRSRRGGGGGRRPGPRYSRSRSRSPRRKSIGRYPRSLSKSPKRSPVTRYSRSRSRSPRRRSLTRSRSRDRRSRSESRDRR; this is encoded by the exons ATGTCGCGTTATCGCGAGTGGGATTTATCATGCAAAGTGTACGTCGGTGATTTAGGCAGCAGTGCTAGCAAGCATGAGATTGAGAATGCATTCAGTAAATACGGACCCCTTAGGAATGTTTGGGTGGCTAGGAATCCACCGGGCTTCGCTTTTGTTGAGTTCGAGGACCCTAGAGATGCTGAAGATGCTGTTCGAGGCCTTCATGGAAC gaGATGCTGTGGCACAAGAGTAAGAGTCGAAATGTCATCAGGAAGAAGTCGCCGTGGAGGCGGAGGAGGTCGTAGACCGGGTCCACGTTACTCTAG GTCGCGATCCCGCAGTCCTCGTAGAAAATCAATTGGCCGGTACCCcag GTCGCTGTCCAAGAGCCCAAAGAGATCCCCAGTCACAAGATACTCCAG GTCACGGTCCCGCAGTCCTCGCAGAAGATCTTTGACACGCAGTCGTAGCCGAGACCGTCGTTCCCGCTCGGAGTCTCGCGACAGACG TTAA
- the LOC123273271 gene encoding RNA-binding protein 1-like isoform X3, translating to MSRYREWDLSCKVYVGNLGSSASKHEIENAFSQYGPLRNVWVARNPPGFAFVEFEDPRDAEDAVRGLHGKRCCGTRVRVEMSSGRSRRAGGGRRAGPKYSRSRSRSPRRRSESRYSRFSVMVDCQHLSLIISPPLLSPLALLLPLLLLLLQPP from the exons ATGTCTAGATACCGCGAGTGGGATTTGTCATGCAAAGTTTACGTCGGAAATTTGGGAAGTAGTGCCAGCAAACACGAGATTGAAAACGCCTTCAGTCAGTACGGTCCTCTGAGGAATGTCTGGGTCGCCAGGAACCCTCCAGGGTTCGCGTTTGTCGAGTTTGAGGATCCGAGAGATGCCGAAGACGCCGTGCGCGGGCTGCATGGAAA aCGTTGCTGCGGTACCAGAGTAAGGGTTGAAATGTCCTCAGGAAGGAGCCGTCGTGCAGGAGGTGGCCGTAGAGCTGGACCCAAATACTCTAG GTCGAGATCGCGCAGTCCTCGTAGAAGATCCGAGTCTCGCTACTCCAG ATTCTCGGTGATGGTCGATTGTCAACACCTAAGTTTGATCATCTCCCCGCCACTACTATCACCACTAGCATTACTACTACCGCTACTGCTACTTCTACTACAGCCACCGTGA
- the LOC123273206 gene encoding SET and MYND domain-containing protein 4-like, with translation MFDSDEIEIKSYFKSNLLACRQAIDDDFKKFATLDTNGQRVSLLLSYPEAHELSLEVENCPVKDLESALKLKESGNKYFGYGNFLKALETYSSAILITPKKELGIFLANRSAALYNLTLFEEALSDANEAFKIGYPKELAYKLEERRARCHLALKNNSKAISSFQKTLTCLDDTKLSLKKKQKLEMDVRMMLAVMEKGKELNKSKDTKKSTAQNGSEKLKQSAPKRQVPKIPDCNPLYPNCSSSVEIRESPDVGRYGVATRDIEPGELLMVEKPINVVLLTEYRLTNCHYCFTKNIAPYPAACDTCAAVAYCSTKCRDADSTIHFNECSVLVPLWLSEASVTCLMAIKIIIQKPWSKLKALKEEFYKSRAGFKPSADHPYKGSDYVCCWSLVTHESERTIDDLFHRAYMAAWLLRVLKTSPYFPESVKTAPQEPLSEDELYVADLLCHHLQLLQYNTHEISEIIKPRGETNLAKCKSNFIGGGLFPTPALLNHSCNPGIIRYFVGTTMIVRAIRTIKKGAEVCDNYGPNFATVAESDRKRKLRLDYWFDCNCEACSQHWPLLSDINPKILRFKCETGETCGNVLHVNVDSNEFMCLCSKCGKSTNIMKSLKALQDTDALFKVASRYLEDGENSEALDTYLKILKIFDETLAHPIKDYYLCQQGVRLIMLSLGNTAVI, from the exons ATGTTCGACAGTGACGAAATAGAGATAAAAAGTTACTTTAAATCGAATTTACTGGCATGTCGGCAAGCGATTGAtgacgattttaaaaaattcgctACTCTCGATACAAATGGCCAGCGCGTTTCTTTGCTGCTTAGTTATCCGGAGGCGCATGAACTGTCTCTGGAAGTCGAGAATTGCCCGGTGAAAGATCTTGAGAGTGCTTTGAAGCTCAAGGAATCGgggaataaatattttgggtatggaaattttctcaaggctCTTGAGACTTATTCAAGCGCTATTTTGATTACTCCTAAAAAAG AGCTAGGCATATTCCTAGCAAACCGTTCAGCAGCCCTGTACAACCTTACCCTCTTCGAAGAAGCTCTGAGCGACGCGAACGAAGCCTTCAAAATCGGTTACCCTAAAGAACTGGCCTACAAGCTTGAAGAACGGCGTGCCCGATGTCACTTGGCGCTGAAGAACAACTCAAAAGCGATTTCTTCTTTCCAAAAAACGCTGACATGCTTGGACGACACCAAGCTTTCCCTGAAGAAGAAGCAGAAGCTGGAGATGGACGTCAGAATGATGCTAGCGGTGATGGAGAAGGGAAAAGAGTTGAACAAGTCAAAGGACACTAAAAAATCAACCGCTCAAAATGgttcagaaaaattaaaacaatcaGCGCCTAAGCGGCAGGTTCCCAAGATACCGGACTGCAATCCGCTGTATCCAAACTGCAGCTCTTCCGTAGAGATCCGCGAGTCTCCAGATGTGGGAAGATATGGCGTTGCGACTCGCGACATTGAACCAGGAGAACTTTTGATGGTCGAGAAGCCAATCAATGTCGTTCTTCTCACGGAATACAGACTGACCAATTGTCACTACTGCTTTACGAAGAATATCGCTCCGTACCCTGCAGCTTGTGACACGTGCGCTGCTGTTGCTTACTGCAGCACAAAATGCAGAGACGCTGACAGCACGATTCATTTTAATGAGTGCAGTGTCCTGGTGCCACTCTGGCTGTCAGAAGCTTCGGTCACCTGTCTGATGGCCATTAAAATCATCATCCAGAAGCCCTGGTCCAAGTTGAAGGCTCTGAAAGAAGAGTTTTACAAGTCGAGAGCTGGGTTTAAACCTTCTGCTGATCATCCTTACAAGGGAAGCGATTATGTCTGCTGTTGGTCACTTG tgaCTCACGAAAGCGAAAGAACTATCGACGACTTGTTCCACCGCGCTTACATGGCAGCTTGGTTGCTCCGAGTCCTGAAGACCAGTCCCTATTTTCCGGAAAGTGTTAAGACAGCACCTCAAGAACCGCTTTCTGAAGACGAGCTCTACGTTGCTGATTTACTCTGTCATCATTTGCAGCTTTTGCAGTATAATACTCATGAAATTTCGGAGATTATTAAACCGAGAGGGGAGACAAATCTCGCGAAATGCAAAAGCAATTTTATTGGAGGCGGATTGTTTCCTACGCCTGCTTTGTTGAATCATTCTTGTAATCCAGGAATTATTCG TTATTTCGTCGGCACAACAATGATTGTCCGCGCCATCCGCACAATAAAAAAAGGCGCTGAAGTCTGCGACAATTACGGACCTAACTTCGCGACAGTGGCAGAGTCAGACCGTAAACGTAAATTGCGGCTGGATTATTGGTTTGATTGCAATTGCGAAGCGTGCAGTCAACATTGGCCGCTTCTCAGTGACATAAATCCCAAAATCTTGAG GTTCAAATGCGAAACTGGAGAAACTTGTGGCAACGTTCTGCACGTGAACGTCGATTCGAACGAATTCATGTGCCTCTGCAGCAAGTGCGGTAAGAGCACCAACATTATGAAAAGCCTGAAAGCTCTCCAGGACACTGACGCGCTGTTCAAAGTTGCTTCGAGATATTTAGAAGACGGTGAAAATTCCGAAGCGCTGGACACATATttgaaaatacttaaaatttttgacgaGACTCTCGCGCATCCCATCAAAGATTATTATCTCTGTCAGCAAGGTGTCAGACTCATTATGCTTTCTCTTGGAAACACAGctgtaatataa
- the LOC123273273 gene encoding RNA-binding protein 1-like isoform X4 → MSRYREWDLSCKVYVGDLGSSASKHEIENAFSKYGPLRNVWVARNPPGFAFVEFEDPRDAEDAVRGLHGTRCCGTRVRVEMSSGRSRRGGGGGRRPGPRYSRSRSRSPRRKSIGRYPRSLSKSPKRSPVTRYSRFYQCQLLVLLVSPPLLLLLLLQPP, encoded by the exons ATGTCGCGTTATCGCGAGTGGGATTTATCATGCAAAGTGTACGTCGGTGATTTAGGCAGCAGTGCTAGCAAGCATGAGATTGAGAATGCATTCAGTAAATACGGACCCCTTAGGAATGTTTGGGTGGCTAGGAATCCACCGGGCTTCGCTTTTGTTGAGTTCGAGGACCCTAGAGATGCTGAAGATGCTGTTCGAGGCCTTCATGGAAC gaGATGCTGTGGCACAAGAGTAAGAGTCGAAATGTCATCAGGAAGAAGTCGCCGTGGAGGCGGAGGAGGTCGTAGACCGGGTCCACGTTACTCTAG GTCGCGATCCCGCAGTCCTCGTAGAAAATCAATTGGCCGGTACCCcag GTCGCTGTCCAAGAGCCCAAAGAGATCCCCAGTCACAAGATACTCCAG ATTCTACCAGTGTCAACTCCTAGTTCTACTCGTCTCCCCGccactactactactacttcTACTACAGCCACCGTGA
- the LOC123273273 gene encoding RNA-binding protein 1-like isoform X3, with protein sequence MSRYREWDLSCKVYVGDLGSSASKHEIENAFSKYGPLRNVWVARNPPGFAFVEFEDPRDAEDAVRGLHGTRCCGTRVRVEMSSGRSRRGGGGGRRPGPRYSSPRRKSIGRYPRSLSKSPKRSPVTRYSRSRSRSPRRRSLTRSRSRDRRSRSESRDRRY encoded by the exons ATGTCGCGTTATCGCGAGTGGGATTTATCATGCAAAGTGTACGTCGGTGATTTAGGCAGCAGTGCTAGCAAGCATGAGATTGAGAATGCATTCAGTAAATACGGACCCCTTAGGAATGTTTGGGTGGCTAGGAATCCACCGGGCTTCGCTTTTGTTGAGTTCGAGGACCCTAGAGATGCTGAAGATGCTGTTCGAGGCCTTCATGGAAC gaGATGCTGTGGCACAAGAGTAAGAGTCGAAATGTCATCAGGAAGAAGTCGCCGTGGAGGCGGAGGAGGTCGTAGACCGGGTCCACGTTACTCTAG TCCTCGTAGAAAATCAATTGGCCGGTACCCcag GTCGCTGTCCAAGAGCCCAAAGAGATCCCCAGTCACAAGATACTCCAG GTCACGGTCCCGCAGTCCTCGCAGAAGATCTTTGACACGCAGTCGTAGCCGAGACCGTCGTTCCCGCTCGGAGTCTCGCGACAGACGgtactaa
- the LOC123273271 gene encoding RNA-binding protein 1-like isoform X2 translates to MSRYREWDLSCKVYVGNLGSSASKHEIENAFSQYGPLRNVWVARNPPGFAFVEFEDPRDAEDAVRGLHGKRCCGTRVRVEMSSGRSRRAGGGRRAGPKYSRSRSRSPRRRSESRYSRSRSRSPRYSPYGEYRRSRSRSPRRRSLTRSRSRDRRSRSDSRR, encoded by the exons ATGTCTAGATACCGCGAGTGGGATTTGTCATGCAAAGTTTACGTCGGAAATTTGGGAAGTAGTGCCAGCAAACACGAGATTGAAAACGCCTTCAGTCAGTACGGTCCTCTGAGGAATGTCTGGGTCGCCAGGAACCCTCCAGGGTTCGCGTTTGTCGAGTTTGAGGATCCGAGAGATGCCGAAGACGCCGTGCGCGGGCTGCATGGAAA aCGTTGCTGCGGTACCAGAGTAAGGGTTGAAATGTCCTCAGGAAGGAGCCGTCGTGCAGGAGGTGGCCGTAGAGCTGGACCCAAATACTCTAG GTCGAGATCGCGCAGTCCTCGTAGAAGATCCGAGTCTCGCTACTCCAG GTCACGCTCGCGAAGTCCGAGGTACTCGCCCTACGGGGAATATCGcag ATCCAGGTCGCGCAGTCCACGCAGGAGATCGCTCACTCGCAGTCGCAGCCGAGATCGTCGTTCCAGATCTGATTCCCGgcg CTAA
- the LOC123273271 gene encoding RNA-binding protein 1-like isoform X1 has product MSRYREWDLSCKVYVGNLGSSASKHEIENAFSQYGPLRNVWVARNPPGFAFVEFEDPRDAEDAVRGLHGKRCCGTRVRVEMSSGRSRRAGGGRRAGPKYSRSRSRSPRRRSESRYSRSRSRSPRYSPYGEYRRFSVMVDCQHLSLIISPPLLSPLALLLPLLLLLLQPP; this is encoded by the exons ATGTCTAGATACCGCGAGTGGGATTTGTCATGCAAAGTTTACGTCGGAAATTTGGGAAGTAGTGCCAGCAAACACGAGATTGAAAACGCCTTCAGTCAGTACGGTCCTCTGAGGAATGTCTGGGTCGCCAGGAACCCTCCAGGGTTCGCGTTTGTCGAGTTTGAGGATCCGAGAGATGCCGAAGACGCCGTGCGCGGGCTGCATGGAAA aCGTTGCTGCGGTACCAGAGTAAGGGTTGAAATGTCCTCAGGAAGGAGCCGTCGTGCAGGAGGTGGCCGTAGAGCTGGACCCAAATACTCTAG GTCGAGATCGCGCAGTCCTCGTAGAAGATCCGAGTCTCGCTACTCCAG GTCACGCTCGCGAAGTCCGAGGTACTCGCCCTACGGGGAATATCGcag ATTCTCGGTGATGGTCGATTGTCAACACCTAAGTTTGATCATCTCCCCGCCACTACTATCACCACTAGCATTACTACTACCGCTACTGCTACTTCTACTACAGCCACCGTGA
- the LOC123273273 gene encoding RNA-binding protein 1-like isoform X6: MSRYREWDLSCKVYVGDLGSSASKHEIENAFSKYGPLRNVWVARNPPGFAFVEFEDPRDAEDAVRGLHGTRCCGTRVRVEMSSGRSRRGGGGGRRPGPRYSRSRSRSPRRRSLTRSRSRDRRSRSESRDRR, translated from the exons ATGTCGCGTTATCGCGAGTGGGATTTATCATGCAAAGTGTACGTCGGTGATTTAGGCAGCAGTGCTAGCAAGCATGAGATTGAGAATGCATTCAGTAAATACGGACCCCTTAGGAATGTTTGGGTGGCTAGGAATCCACCGGGCTTCGCTTTTGTTGAGTTCGAGGACCCTAGAGATGCTGAAGATGCTGTTCGAGGCCTTCATGGAAC gaGATGCTGTGGCACAAGAGTAAGAGTCGAAATGTCATCAGGAAGAAGTCGCCGTGGAGGCGGAGGAGGTCGTAGACCGGGTCCACGTTACTCTAG GTCACGGTCCCGCAGTCCTCGCAGAAGATCTTTGACACGCAGTCGTAGCCGAGACCGTCGTTCCCGCTCGGAGTCTCGCGACAGACG TTAA
- the LOC123273271 gene encoding RNA-binding protein 1-like isoform X11 encodes MSRYREWDLSCKVYVGNLGSSASKHEIENAFSQYGPLRNVWVARNPPGFAFVEFEDPRDAEDAVRGLHGKRCCGTRVRVEMSSGRSRRAGGGRRAGPKYSRSRSRSPRRRSLTRSRSRDRRSRSDSRR; translated from the exons ATGTCTAGATACCGCGAGTGGGATTTGTCATGCAAAGTTTACGTCGGAAATTTGGGAAGTAGTGCCAGCAAACACGAGATTGAAAACGCCTTCAGTCAGTACGGTCCTCTGAGGAATGTCTGGGTCGCCAGGAACCCTCCAGGGTTCGCGTTTGTCGAGTTTGAGGATCCGAGAGATGCCGAAGACGCCGTGCGCGGGCTGCATGGAAA aCGTTGCTGCGGTACCAGAGTAAGGGTTGAAATGTCCTCAGGAAGGAGCCGTCGTGCAGGAGGTGGCCGTAGAGCTGGACCCAAATACTCTAG ATCCAGGTCGCGCAGTCCACGCAGGAGATCGCTCACTCGCAGTCGCAGCCGAGATCGTCGTTCCAGATCTGATTCCCGgcg CTAA
- the LOC123273271 gene encoding RNA-binding protein 1-like isoform X7: MSRYREWDLSCKVYVGNLGSSASKHEIENAFSQYGPLRNVWVARNPPGFAFVEFEDPRDAEDAVRGLHGKRCCGTRVRVEMSSGRSRRAGGGRRAGPKYSRSRSRSPRYSPYGEYRRSRSRSPRRRSLTRSRSRDRRSRSDSRR, encoded by the exons ATGTCTAGATACCGCGAGTGGGATTTGTCATGCAAAGTTTACGTCGGAAATTTGGGAAGTAGTGCCAGCAAACACGAGATTGAAAACGCCTTCAGTCAGTACGGTCCTCTGAGGAATGTCTGGGTCGCCAGGAACCCTCCAGGGTTCGCGTTTGTCGAGTTTGAGGATCCGAGAGATGCCGAAGACGCCGTGCGCGGGCTGCATGGAAA aCGTTGCTGCGGTACCAGAGTAAGGGTTGAAATGTCCTCAGGAAGGAGCCGTCGTGCAGGAGGTGGCCGTAGAGCTGGACCCAAATACTCTAG GTCACGCTCGCGAAGTCCGAGGTACTCGCCCTACGGGGAATATCGcag ATCCAGGTCGCGCAGTCCACGCAGGAGATCGCTCACTCGCAGTCGCAGCCGAGATCGTCGTTCCAGATCTGATTCCCGgcg CTAA
- the LOC123273271 gene encoding RNA-binding protein 1-like isoform X6, with protein MSRYREWDLSCKVYVGNLGSSASKHEIENAFSQYGPLRNVWVARNPPGFAFVEFEDPRDAEDAVRGLHGKRCCGTRVRVEMSSGRSRRAGGGRRAGPKYSRSRSRSPRRRSESRYSRSRSRSPRRRSLTRSRSRDRRSRSDSRR; from the exons ATGTCTAGATACCGCGAGTGGGATTTGTCATGCAAAGTTTACGTCGGAAATTTGGGAAGTAGTGCCAGCAAACACGAGATTGAAAACGCCTTCAGTCAGTACGGTCCTCTGAGGAATGTCTGGGTCGCCAGGAACCCTCCAGGGTTCGCGTTTGTCGAGTTTGAGGATCCGAGAGATGCCGAAGACGCCGTGCGCGGGCTGCATGGAAA aCGTTGCTGCGGTACCAGAGTAAGGGTTGAAATGTCCTCAGGAAGGAGCCGTCGTGCAGGAGGTGGCCGTAGAGCTGGACCCAAATACTCTAG GTCGAGATCGCGCAGTCCTCGTAGAAGATCCGAGTCTCGCTACTCCAG ATCCAGGTCGCGCAGTCCACGCAGGAGATCGCTCACTCGCAGTCGCAGCCGAGATCGTCGTTCCAGATCTGATTCCCGgcg CTAA